In Desulfatirhabdium butyrativorans DSM 18734, the DNA window TTCCCCTGCAGGACTTGCAGGCAGACCCCAATCAGCCGCGGAAATTCATGGACCCACAGGCGCTGGAGGACCTGGCCGCATCCATCCGCGCGCATGGCGTCCTGACGCCCATCCTGTTTCGCGTGGTGCCTGCGCCGGAGGGATCTGCGCCCGAAACGCCGCCAACATATTTCATCGTGGCCGGTGAGCGGCGCTTCGAGGCGGCCAAAAA includes these proteins:
- a CDS encoding ParB/RepB/Spo0J family partition protein codes for the protein MNYEKGQLYQIPLQDLQADPNQPRKFMDPQALEDLAASIRAHGVLTPILFRVVPAPEGSAPETPPTYFIVAGERRFEAAKKAGLTAIPAILVDGNTGEIALVENLLRQDLTSVEEAE